Proteins encoded together in one Longimicrobium sp. window:
- a CDS encoding DegV family protein yields MNVPTHLDGAGLRGALLTANEYVQRHRADLNRINVFPVPDGDTGTNLALTVSSIADRMRRSSDESLSVVARQVAEAGILGARGNCGMILSHFLLGFSDAVGDRVKVGVAEFGAVLRSATEHVYRALEKPVEGTMITVMRAVADEAERLQHGDFVVLFERLLVRAREALARTPELLPALKAAGVVDAGAKGFVHLLEGISGYLAGEPLVALDEAPAWDEPAFAAAAVEYPAESERFRFCTEALVKGESIPGADEVRAALRERGDSLVVIRSGALLKVHVHTDEPEEVFAYLRTLGELATHKAEDMQAQHDRVERAAAAGHMSLARRPVSIVADTGCDLSDEVVRAHGMHLVPLNLIYGDRVLRDRVDITAAEFAEQLKAGAHPTTSQPSPAAFLEAYRRAAEEGEAVVAVLFSSGLSGTFKSAVGAAKLRGDDEAPVHVFDTRGGSVLQGLLALKASELGELGWEPERIVAELTRIRDQSGIIVVLDTLERALASGRIGRGRAWLGTLLDIKPVLELDAAGKLVPVDRARGRRAMQPRMLEVLEKKVPKGVRKVRFGIFHIAAPEVVEPVSREIRARWGKDAEILTAAGTPVIGTHAGEGAWGIAWMVED; encoded by the coding sequence ATGAACGTCCCCACGCACCTCGACGGCGCCGGACTGCGCGGCGCCCTGCTGACGGCCAACGAGTACGTCCAGCGGCACCGCGCGGACCTGAACCGCATCAACGTCTTCCCCGTCCCCGACGGCGACACCGGGACCAACCTGGCGCTCACCGTCTCGTCCATCGCCGACCGCATGCGCAGGAGCAGCGACGAGTCGCTCTCGGTGGTGGCGCGCCAGGTGGCCGAGGCGGGGATCCTGGGGGCGCGGGGGAACTGCGGGATGATCCTCTCGCACTTCCTGCTGGGCTTCTCCGACGCGGTAGGCGACCGGGTGAAGGTGGGCGTGGCGGAGTTCGGCGCGGTGCTCCGGAGCGCCACGGAGCACGTCTACCGCGCGCTGGAGAAGCCGGTGGAGGGCACCATGATCACCGTCATGCGCGCCGTGGCCGACGAGGCCGAGCGGCTGCAGCACGGCGACTTCGTGGTGCTCTTCGAGCGGCTGCTGGTGCGGGCGCGCGAGGCGCTGGCCCGCACCCCGGAGCTCCTTCCCGCGCTCAAGGCGGCCGGCGTGGTGGACGCGGGCGCCAAGGGGTTCGTGCACCTGCTGGAGGGGATCTCGGGGTACCTGGCGGGCGAGCCGCTGGTGGCGCTGGACGAGGCCCCCGCGTGGGACGAGCCCGCCTTCGCCGCGGCCGCGGTGGAGTACCCGGCCGAGTCGGAGCGCTTCCGCTTCTGCACCGAGGCGCTGGTGAAGGGCGAGTCGATCCCCGGCGCCGACGAGGTGCGCGCCGCGCTGCGCGAGCGGGGCGACTCGCTGGTGGTGATCCGCTCGGGCGCCCTGCTCAAGGTGCACGTCCATACCGACGAGCCCGAGGAGGTCTTCGCCTACCTGCGCACCCTGGGCGAGCTGGCCACGCACAAGGCCGAGGACATGCAGGCCCAGCACGACCGGGTGGAGCGCGCCGCGGCCGCCGGGCACATGAGCCTGGCGCGCCGCCCCGTCTCGATCGTGGCCGACACCGGCTGCGACCTCTCCGACGAGGTGGTGCGCGCCCACGGGATGCACCTGGTGCCGCTCAACCTGATCTACGGCGACCGGGTGCTGCGCGACCGCGTCGACATCACCGCCGCCGAGTTCGCCGAGCAGCTGAAGGCGGGCGCCCACCCCACCACCTCGCAGCCGTCGCCCGCCGCGTTCCTGGAGGCGTACCGCCGCGCCGCCGAGGAGGGCGAGGCGGTGGTCGCGGTCCTCTTCTCCTCCGGCCTCTCGGGCACCTTCAAGTCGGCGGTGGGGGCGGCGAAGCTGCGCGGAGACGACGAGGCGCCGGTGCACGTCTTCGACACGCGCGGCGGCTCGGTGCTGCAGGGGCTGCTGGCGCTCAAGGCCTCGGAGCTGGGCGAGCTGGGGTGGGAGCCCGAGCGGATCGTGGCCGAGCTCACGCGCATCCGCGACCAGTCGGGGATCATCGTGGTCCTGGACACCCTGGAGCGCGCGCTGGCCTCGGGGCGCATCGGGCGCGGGCGGGCGTGGCTGGGTACGCTGCTCGACATCAAGCCGGTGCTGGAGCTCGACGCCGCCGGCAAGCTGGTGCCCGTGGACCGGGCGCGCGGCCGCAGGGCCATGCAGCCCAGGATGCTGGAGGTGCTGGAGAAGAAGGTGCCCAAGGGGGTGAGGA
- a CDS encoding porin family protein has product MKKTTSGLLAALAALSVAGTAQAQLGPTTPFSVEVRGGAALPQGDFGDGLDTGWGLGLNASYNFTPMLAVYAGYSFNSFAVEDDGEEFDADVNDRGFDAGLRAGFAPIGGFSPWVRGGLVFHEIEIEDNDSGLSATTDSNLGFEVGGGLSFPLGPRISVTPGVSYTRYTIDDEDLEEDLDVSHLKIDIGLHIRI; this is encoded by the coding sequence ATGAAGAAGACGACGTCCGGCCTCCTGGCGGCGCTCGCCGCCCTCTCGGTCGCCGGCACCGCGCAGGCGCAGCTCGGCCCCACCACGCCGTTCTCGGTGGAGGTGCGCGGCGGCGCGGCCCTGCCGCAGGGCGACTTCGGGGACGGGCTCGACACGGGCTGGGGGCTGGGGCTGAACGCCTCCTACAACTTCACCCCGATGCTCGCGGTCTACGCCGGGTACAGCTTCAACAGCTTCGCGGTCGAGGACGACGGCGAGGAGTTCGACGCCGACGTGAACGACCGCGGCTTCGACGCCGGCCTCCGGGCCGGCTTCGCTCCGATCGGCGGCTTCTCCCCGTGGGTGAGGGGCGGGCTGGTGTTCCACGAGATCGAGATCGAGGACAACGACTCCGGGCTCAGCGCCACCACCGACAGCAACCTCGGCTTCGAGGTGGGCGGCGGGCTGAGCTTCCCCCTGGGGCCGCGCATCTCGGTGACGCCCGGCGTGAGCTACACGCGCTACACCATCGACGACGAGGACCTCGAGGAGGACCTCGACGTGTCGCACCTGAAGATCGACATCGGCCTCCACATCCGCATCTGA
- a CDS encoding outer membrane beta-barrel protein — protein MSKRAFAALLGALAVAAAAAPARAQLPHITPFSFEARAAAAFPTGDLEDAGASAGWVLSGSATFHAIPLIGVYAGYSYGQFGVEDVDDVHFTEQGFDAGLRLAIPTPLIPIDPWIRGGLVFHKLSLDSDDPDVGGETDTGLGFEVGAGLGFGLGPISLNPGVSFVQYDAEDEDDVEATVSYFKLEIGGRIRL, from the coding sequence ATGAGCAAGAGAGCGTTCGCCGCCCTGCTGGGCGCCCTGGCGGTTGCGGCCGCGGCCGCGCCGGCCCGCGCGCAGCTTCCCCACATCACCCCCTTCTCGTTCGAGGCGCGCGCGGCCGCGGCGTTCCCCACCGGCGACCTGGAAGACGCCGGGGCCTCCGCGGGGTGGGTGCTGAGCGGGAGCGCCACCTTCCACGCGATCCCGCTGATCGGCGTCTACGCCGGCTACAGCTACGGCCAGTTCGGCGTCGAAGACGTGGACGACGTCCACTTCACCGAGCAGGGGTTCGACGCGGGCCTGCGCCTGGCGATCCCCACGCCGCTGATCCCGATCGACCCGTGGATCCGGGGCGGGCTCGTCTTCCACAAGCTGAGCCTCGACTCCGACGACCCCGACGTCGGCGGCGAGACCGACACCGGGCTCGGCTTCGAGGTGGGCGCGGGGCTGGGCTTCGGCCTGGGGCCCATCTCGCTGAACCCGGGGGTGAGCTTCGTCCAGTACGACGCGGAAGACGAGGACGACGTCGAGGCCACCGTCAGCTACTTCAAGCTGGAGATCGGCGGGCGCATCCGGCTGTAG
- a CDS encoding S8 family peptidase yields MKRSLALMAALALAACSDQTESPVGALETAPAAAAKYIVVMKDAGFRGPRLSVAAEIRGMAEASGVQPKFVYGTVLKGFAAELSAAQVAALRADPRVAYVEPDARAQLFTTQTGATWGIDRVDQADLPLSGTFTYLATGAGVTAYILDTGIRKSHTQFAGRADYVANGRGGDFVGDGRANAEDCHGHGTHVAGTIGSTTYGLAKAVQLRGARVVNCSGGGDASMVIAAMDWVAANGSKPGVVNMSLGYGNVQSVRDAAERLVAAGFFVAVAAGNGNIFGIPQNACTQAPGGAPSVMTTGSTTSSDAESSFSNYGTCVDILAPGSSITSTWYTNDTATNTISGTSMASPHVAGVGALYLSLNPTATPAQVTSALKAAGTPNTISLHSRSRTYGTPNLFLFTGY; encoded by the coding sequence ATGAAGCGCAGCCTCGCCCTGATGGCCGCCCTGGCCCTCGCCGCCTGCTCGGACCAGACCGAAAGCCCGGTCGGCGCCCTGGAGACGGCTCCCGCCGCCGCCGCGAAGTACATCGTGGTGATGAAGGACGCCGGCTTCCGCGGGCCGCGCCTGTCGGTGGCGGCGGAGATCCGCGGCATGGCCGAAGCGAGCGGCGTGCAGCCGAAGTTCGTCTACGGCACCGTGCTCAAGGGCTTCGCCGCCGAGTTGTCGGCCGCGCAGGTGGCCGCGCTGCGCGCCGACCCGCGGGTGGCGTACGTGGAGCCCGACGCCCGGGCGCAGCTCTTCACCACCCAGACGGGCGCCACCTGGGGGATCGACCGCGTGGACCAGGCGGACCTGCCGCTCTCGGGCACCTTCACCTACCTGGCCACGGGCGCCGGGGTGACCGCGTACATCCTGGACACCGGGATCCGCAAGAGCCACACGCAGTTCGCCGGGCGCGCCGACTACGTGGCCAACGGCCGCGGCGGCGACTTCGTGGGCGACGGCCGCGCCAACGCCGAGGACTGCCACGGGCACGGCACGCACGTGGCCGGCACCATCGGCTCCACCACCTACGGCCTGGCCAAGGCGGTGCAGCTGCGCGGGGCCCGCGTGGTCAACTGCTCGGGCGGCGGCGACGCCTCGATGGTGATCGCGGCCATGGACTGGGTGGCGGCCAACGGAAGCAAGCCGGGCGTGGTGAACATGAGCCTGGGCTACGGCAACGTGCAGTCGGTGCGCGACGCGGCCGAGCGCCTGGTGGCGGCGGGCTTCTTCGTGGCCGTGGCGGCGGGCAACGGCAACATCTTCGGCATCCCGCAGAACGCCTGCACGCAGGCCCCGGGCGGGGCGCCCAGCGTGATGACCACCGGCTCCACCACCAGCAGCGACGCCGAGTCGAGCTTCTCCAACTACGGCACCTGCGTGGACATCCTGGCCCCGGGCTCGAGCATCACCTCGACGTGGTACACCAACGACACGGCCACCAACACCATCAGCGGCACCTCGATGGCCAGCCCGCACGTGGCCGGCGTGGGCGCGCTGTACCTGTCGCTGAACCCCACGGCCACGCCGGCGCAGGTGACCAGCGCGCTCAAGGCGGCCGGCACGCCCAACACCATCTCGCTGCACAGCCGCAGCCGCACCTACGGCACGCCGAACCTGTTCCTGTTCACGGGCTACTGA
- a CDS encoding N-acetylmuramoyl-L-alanine amidase: MRTLRTTVLAVGAAAFLAACADQPTTTRQAPPETPAAARLDALFARAGEEFRVPADLLKSVGYVETRWQMVRGEEEFPGQAPAFGIMALRGERLERGARLAGVSVQAAKTDARANLRAAAALLSAYADELGLARGDLGAWAPAVARFSGIADPQGQARYVHDDVYATLRNGVVERGADGKAIASILPVSVRPSLAPPSSPRLALAPDYPVSGTIWRPSPNYNARPTGDIGLVHMVIIHTCEGSYTSCWSWLTNTQAQASAHYVVKEDGTEISQLVRESDRAWHIAATYDCTLNSSHECWRNGYSSNHFTVGIEHGGFASQTSFPVAQIDASARLSCDISRAHGIPRDRYHYVAHGQLQPYNRTDPGPNWPWTDYLNRINAACGSSAGLIVDSNNSNNDTSQGYIAVSANWTSSSSTAGYYGSGYYFANTAAVSDPAEFWFYLPSGGTRTIDAWWTAGTNRAPAAPFVAYNASGAEVGRVSVNQQAGGGQWNTLGTWTFTAGWNRVVLSRWTTSGYVVIADAVRIR, translated from the coding sequence ATGCGAACGCTGCGCACCACCGTCCTGGCGGTCGGGGCGGCCGCCTTCCTGGCCGCCTGCGCCGACCAGCCCACCACCACGCGGCAGGCGCCCCCGGAGACGCCCGCCGCCGCCCGGCTCGACGCGCTCTTCGCCCGCGCCGGCGAGGAGTTCCGCGTCCCCGCCGACCTGCTCAAGTCGGTCGGCTACGTGGAGACCCGCTGGCAGATGGTCCGCGGCGAGGAGGAGTTCCCCGGCCAGGCCCCGGCCTTCGGCATCATGGCGCTGCGCGGCGAGCGGCTGGAGCGCGGCGCGCGGCTGGCCGGCGTGAGCGTGCAGGCCGCGAAGACCGACGCGCGGGCCAACCTCCGCGCCGCGGCCGCCCTCCTCTCGGCGTACGCGGACGAGCTGGGGCTCGCGCGCGGCGACCTGGGCGCCTGGGCCCCGGCCGTGGCGCGCTTCAGCGGCATCGCCGACCCGCAGGGGCAGGCGCGCTACGTCCACGACGACGTGTACGCCACGCTCCGCAACGGCGTGGTGGAGCGCGGGGCCGACGGGAAGGCGATCGCCTCCATCCTCCCCGTGTCGGTGCGGCCCTCCCTGGCGCCGCCCTCGTCGCCGCGGCTGGCGCTGGCGCCCGACTACCCGGTGAGCGGGACGATCTGGCGGCCGTCGCCCAACTACAACGCGCGGCCCACGGGCGACATCGGCCTGGTGCACATGGTGATCATCCACACCTGCGAGGGCTCGTACACCAGCTGCTGGAGCTGGCTCACCAACACGCAGGCGCAGGCCAGCGCGCACTACGTGGTCAAGGAGGACGGCACCGAGATCTCGCAGCTGGTGCGCGAGTCGGACCGCGCCTGGCACATCGCGGCCACCTACGACTGCACGCTGAACTCCAGCCACGAGTGCTGGCGGAACGGCTACTCCAGCAACCACTTCACGGTGGGGATCGAGCACGGCGGCTTCGCCTCGCAGACCTCCTTCCCGGTGGCGCAGATCGACGCCTCGGCGCGGCTGTCGTGCGACATTAGCCGGGCGCACGGCATCCCGCGCGACCGCTACCACTACGTGGCGCACGGGCAGCTGCAGCCGTACAACCGCACCGACCCGGGCCCCAACTGGCCCTGGACCGACTACCTGAACCGCATCAACGCGGCGTGCGGCTCGTCGGCGGGGCTGATCGTCGACAGCAACAACTCCAACAACGACACCTCGCAGGGCTACATCGCGGTGTCGGCCAACTGGACCAGCAGCTCGTCCACGGCGGGCTACTACGGGAGCGGCTACTACTTCGCCAACACGGCCGCCGTCTCCGACCCGGCGGAGTTCTGGTTCTACCTCCCCTCGGGCGGCACCAGGACGATCGACGCCTGGTGGACGGCGGGGACCAACCGGGCGCCCGCGGCGCCGTTCGTCGCCTACAACGCGAGCGGGGCGGAGGTGGGGCGCGTGAGCGTGAACCAGCAGGCGGGCGGCGGGCAGTGGAACACCCTCGGCACCTGGACCTTCACCGCCGGGTGGAACCGCGTGGTGCTCTCGCGCTGGACCACGAGCGGGTACGTGGTGATCGCGGACGCGGTGCGGATCCGGTAG